A portion of the Carya illinoinensis cultivar Pawnee chromosome 11, C.illinoinensisPawnee_v1, whole genome shotgun sequence genome contains these proteins:
- the LOC122280406 gene encoding probable pectate lyase 4: protein MANLQGGNETAVLCWRFALVLVIVMFFAPTASVAKKTKIDSLKMNVIDRCWRWNPDWRRNRPQLATCSVGYAGKMTNNIGKGLTRYVVTDPSDNPLKPKPGTLRYGVTMIRGKKWITFRRNMRIQLEKPLLIGSFTAIDGRGVEVHIAGKACLMIYKASNIIIHGLRIHHCRSQAPSSVMGPDSKVLPIGPVDGDAIRLVTASKVWLDHNTLYACEDGLLDVTRGSTDITISNNWFRDQDKVVLLGHDDGYLRDKNMKVTLVYNHFGPNCNQRMPRIRHGYAHVVNNFYQGWMQYAIGGSTNPSVKSQANLFIAPKAGNKEVTWRNGCGQGENAGSCKFYSVADAFENGASFDQSRGGGARPLYNREQVFPVADSRSVRSLTKSSGALRCTRRSRC from the exons ATGGCTAATTTGCAAGGAGGAAACGAGACTGCCGTTCTCTGCTGGCGCTTTGCATTGGTTCTTGTCATTGTCATGTTCTTCGCTCCTACTGCTAGTGTTGCTAAGAAAACGAAGATCGATAGCTTGAAAATGAACGTGATTGATCGGTGCTGGAGATGGAACCCGGATTGGAGAAGGAACAGGCCGCAACTTGCGACATGCTCAGTGGGTTATGCAGGGAAGATGACTAATAATATTGGGAAGGGCCTCACAAGATACGTGGTAACTGATCCGAGCGACAACCCGTTGAAGCCCAAGCCGGGGACCCTAAGATATGGAGTAACCATGATCAGAGGGAAAAAATGGATCACATTCCGAAGGAACATGCGCATCCAACTTGAAAAACCACTTCTCATTGGTAGTTTCACAGCCATTGATGGTCGAGGTGTTGAAGTTCACATTGCGGGTAAGGCATGCTTGATGATCTATAAG GCAAGCAACATAATCATTCATGGCCTTCGGATCCACCATTGCCGGTCCCAAGCACCAAGCTCAGTGATGGGTCCAGACTCAAAGGTATTGCCAATAGGTCCGGTGGATGGAGATGCAATCAGATTGGTTACAGCATCAAAGGTGTGGCTAGACCATAACACACTGTATGCGTGCGAGGACGGTCTCCTGGATGTGACACGAGGTTCCACAGATATAACAATCTCCAATAACTGGTTCAGAGACCAGGACAAGGTCGTGCTTCTTGGGCACGATGATGGGTACTTGCGGGACAAGAACATGAAGGTTACTCTTGTCTACAACCATTTTGGACCTAATTGCAACCAACGGATGCCAAG gATCCGCCATGGATATGCACATGTGGTGAACAACTTTTACCAGGGATGGATGCAGTACGCCATTGGGGGAAGCACGAATCCGAGCGTCAAGAGTCAAGCCAACCTTTTTATTGCACCAAAAGCTGGGAACAAGGAG GTGACGTGGAGAAATGGCTGCGGGCAGGGGGAAAACGCAGGATCCTGCAAATTCTACTCAGTGGCGGATGCTTTTGAAAATGGAGCTTCTTTCGATCAATCGCGTGGTGGCGGGGCACGCCCGCTCTATAACCGAGAACAAGTTTTCCCAGTCGCAGATTCCAGATCTGTGAGGTCTTTGACAAAATCATCTGGTGCTTTGCGATGTACCCGACGCTCTAGATGCTGA